DNA from Hyalangium minutum:
GACGTGCGCCGCATGCTGATGGCGCAGAAGGCCCACGCCGAGGGCATGCGCGCCCTGGCCCTCTTCACCGCCTCCATCCAGGACCAGGTGGAGATCAAGGGCGGCCACCGCGCGCTGGAGGCCGCGGAGCTGGACGCGCTCAACGACTTGCTGCTGCCGCTGGTGAAGGGCTACTGCTCGGAGAAGGCGTACGAGCTGCTGGCGGTGTCGCTGCAGTGCTTCGGCGGCTCGGGGTACCTGGCGGACTACCCGGTGGAGCAGTACATCCGCGACCAGAAGATCGACACGCTCTACGAGGGCACCACGCACATCCAGGCGCTGGACCTCATCATGCGCAAGCTGGCGCGCGACGGCGGGGCCACCTTCCAGGGGCTGCTGGGGCAGATCCGGCAGACGGCCGAGTCGGACCTGGGTGGCAAGGAGCTGGAGACGGAGCGCAAGGCGCTGGGCGAGGCGCTGGGCGCGCTGGAGACGATGCTCGGCGCGCTCATGGGCAAGCTGGGCGAGTCGCTCTACCACGTGGGCCTGCAGGGCAACCGGGTGCTGGCCTCGGTGGCGGAAGTGGTGATCGGCTGGCTGCTGGTGCGCCACGCGGCGGTGGCGCTGGAGCGCACCAAGGTGAACCCGGGCGACAAGGCCTTCTACGCGGGCAAGCTCGCCTCGGCGCGCTGGTTCTGCAAGGAGGTGCTGCCGAACATCGCGCACCATGCGCGTATGGTGGAGCAGGGCAGCCTGGACCTGATGGAAGTGCCCGACGAGGCCTTCTAGAGGAATTCCGCGGGGTTGGCGGCGGGCACGTCCCTCAGTGAACATTGACTTGCCCGTCAGTACGACGGTAGAGCCTCCTGCCCGGAACGCCTGATCGGGAGGATCGATGTCGTCGAGGACAGCCCCAACAGACTACGAGGTCGTGCAGAACGCCGAGCCGCACCCGGCTCGCACGGCCGCCATCCTCAGAGCCCACCCGGAGGTGCGCAAGCTGTTCGGGCGCACCCCGGCCACCGCGCTGTTCGTGCCCATCATCCTGGTGATGCAGTTCGGCACGGCGTGGATGGTGAAGGACCAGCCGTGGTGGGTCATCGTCCTGGCGGCGTACACGCTGGGCGCCATCGTCAACAACACCTGCTACGTCATCATCCACGAGGCCACGCACAGCCTCATCTTCAAGGGCCGCATGGGCAACCTGCTGGCGGCCATCGGGGCGGATCTGGTGCACGTCATCCCCTCGGCGGTGACGTTCACGCGCTTCCACCTGGTGCACCACCGGCACCAGGGCGAGTTCGACCTGGACGCGGACCTGCCCTCGCACGCCGAGGCGAAGCTGGTGGGCAACAGCACCCTCATGAAGGCGCTGTGGGTCACCTTCTTCCCGCTGATGCAGGCGCTGCGCATGCCGCGCTTCTCCAAGCTGGTCAGCTTCTGGGAGCCGTGGACGGTGGTGAACGCGCTGGCGGTGTTCGCGGTGGACGCGGCCGTGTTGTTCCTGATGGGGCCCTGGGCGTTCCTCTACATCGTCCTGAGCATCTTCTTCTCCATCGGCCTGCACCCGCTGGGCGGCCGGCTCATCCAGGAGCACTTCATCGTGGCCCACCCGCAGGAGA
Protein-coding regions in this window:
- a CDS encoding fatty acid desaturase codes for the protein MSSRTAPTDYEVVQNAEPHPARTAAILRAHPEVRKLFGRTPATALFVPIILVMQFGTAWMVKDQPWWVIVLAAYTLGAIVNNTCYVIIHEATHSLIFKGRMGNLLAAIGADLVHVIPSAVTFTRFHLVHHRHQGEFDLDADLPSHAEAKLVGNSTLMKALWVTFFPLMQALRMPRFSKLVSFWEPWTVVNALAVFAVDAAVLFLMGPWAFLYIVLSIFFSIGLHPLGGRLIQEHFIVAHPQETYSYYGPWNLTALNVGYHNEHHDFSAVPWNKLPQVRALAPEHYDTLVWHRSWTGLLVKFIFDPSLSLYSRITRPGPQKRKVLTGGVGRVPDSVESLQKPPSAVDSAA